In one Nocardioides sp. NBC_00368 genomic region, the following are encoded:
- a CDS encoding type II toxin-antitoxin system Phd/YefM family antitoxin: protein MSTTIPQRDLRNHNAQIIDRVRAGEAFTVTRDGIPVADLVPHVPSTKPPVWRSSDNIPRWDEPDANDDVARDWLADIRSLDEFIDDTIRDPWEEQQG, encoded by the coding sequence ATGAGCACGACGATTCCGCAACGCGATCTTCGCAACCACAACGCTCAGATCATCGACCGCGTCCGCGCCGGAGAAGCGTTCACCGTGACCCGCGACGGCATCCCGGTTGCAGATCTCGTGCCTCACGTCCCGAGCACGAAGCCCCCGGTCTGGCGCAGCTCCGACAACATCCCTCGCTGGGACGAGCCCGATGCGAACGACGATGTCGCCCGCGATTGGCTCGCCGACATTCGTAGTCTCGACGAATTTATCGACGACACCATTCGTGATCCGTGGGAAGAGCAGCAGGGATGA
- a CDS encoding CGNR zinc finger domain-containing protein, protein MTEEIAVELQVPVLYPTQPRAVRLMNTIWADRSAVHDSLESVAHLRAWAEEAGLGRHQDLNDHDLGRARALRDALRRLAAEVTGDSRPHSVPEGLGTEAALAVLNEFVSHCTSVLRHGPQGGYVREWLADGSGLQRELSLVALEGSEVLAGQAPHELKACGGPGCVLYFVRDHPRREWCSEGCGNRARVARHYRRSKSSVEGPATSRGADH, encoded by the coding sequence ATGACGGAGGAGATCGCCGTGGAGCTCCAGGTGCCGGTGCTGTACCCGACCCAGCCCCGGGCCGTACGTCTGATGAACACGATCTGGGCCGACCGGTCGGCCGTGCACGACTCGCTGGAGAGCGTGGCGCACCTCCGGGCCTGGGCCGAGGAGGCGGGGCTCGGCCGTCACCAGGACCTGAACGACCACGACCTGGGCCGGGCCCGGGCCCTCCGGGACGCCCTGCGCCGGCTGGCCGCCGAGGTGACCGGCGACAGCCGGCCGCACAGCGTCCCGGAGGGGCTCGGCACCGAAGCGGCCCTCGCCGTGCTCAACGAGTTCGTCTCCCACTGCACGTCCGTCCTGCGCCACGGTCCACAGGGCGGCTACGTGCGGGAGTGGCTCGCCGACGGCTCCGGCCTGCAGCGGGAGCTGAGCCTGGTCGCGCTGGAAGGGTCCGAGGTGCTGGCCGGGCAGGCTCCCCACGAGCTGAAGGCGTGCGGCGGCCCCGGCTGCGTCCTCTACTTCGTACGCGACCACCCACGGCGCGAGTGGTGCTCCGAGGGCTGTGGCAACCGGGCACGGGTCGCGCGCCACTATCGGCGGAGCAAGTCCAGCGTCGAGGGTCCTGCCACGAGCCGGGGCGCGGACCACTAG
- a CDS encoding bifunctional acetate--CoA ligase family protein/GNAT family N-acetyltransferase, which produces MTAQQTPPYPSHWEADVLLRDGRTAHIRPIRSADKDLLVDFYDHRVSDESKYYRFFSPMPHLSARDVARFTEVDHKDRVAFILTLRGRMIAVGRYDVVKPGEAEVAFLVEDDYQGRGIAQILLEHLAQAGRERGVTKFTADVLPDNARMIQTFRDAGYKVASVYEDGVISLQFGIDVTDTAVGRLALREHEAEAASIHRFFNPRSVAVIGASRRQETVGQALVRNLVIGDFTGRVYMVNPSSSAVSGMPAYKSVQDIPDDVDVAIVAVPADAVQDVVLDCAAKGVHGLVVISSGFAETGEEGRQRQRRLVNLSRSYGLRLIGPNALGVINTDPQVKINASLAPTMPPRGRAGFFCQSGALGSAILEKVNNRGLGLSTFVSAGNRADVSGNDLLQYWEEDVSTEVVMMYLESIGNPRKFSRIARRVSQRKPIVAVRSGRTTQGVPMGHAVRKISAPPAAVDAMFRQAGIIQVDTLDEMFDVAQLLAHQPLPRGRRVAIVGNSDALGLLAADAAVSVGLQVNKQVPLPTEPSAEDFEDALDAAIDDPEVDAVISVYIPPLNVSGEEIANVLAAVGEQSDKPLVTSFLGAEGVPELLRVPDVAGSTAGRGSVPSYSSVESAVRALAKVVEYAVWLRTADGETPWLSAEECDPRTARKIVTDVLAARPSGGELSREDLTMVLAAYGIKLWNTHKVTTLEEAIAAAEDLGWDVVLKATVESVRERPDQAHVARNIDDVEEMTEAWELITSRISPETGGFAVQRTAPPGVPVSIRSMEDPLFGPVVSFGIAGPITELLADRTYRIPPLSQRDAASMVREIKAAPMLFGYRGGDMVDVDEIERLVLKVAQLQNDLPQISSLDLSLVLVGLEYSAVLTATARVDLVADPRSDWFVRRLNPAVGDTLPG; this is translated from the coding sequence GTGACCGCGCAGCAGACTCCGCCGTACCCCTCCCACTGGGAGGCGGACGTGCTGCTGCGCGACGGGCGGACGGCACACATCCGGCCGATCAGGTCGGCGGACAAGGACCTGCTGGTCGACTTCTACGACCACCGGGTCAGCGACGAGTCGAAGTACTACCGCTTCTTCTCACCGATGCCGCACCTCTCGGCCCGCGACGTCGCGCGCTTCACCGAGGTCGACCACAAGGACCGGGTCGCCTTCATCCTGACCCTGCGCGGCCGGATGATCGCAGTCGGCCGCTACGACGTGGTCAAGCCCGGCGAGGCCGAGGTCGCCTTCCTCGTCGAGGACGACTACCAGGGCCGCGGGATCGCGCAGATCCTGCTCGAGCACCTCGCCCAGGCGGGGCGCGAGCGCGGGGTCACCAAGTTCACCGCCGACGTGCTGCCCGACAACGCCCGGATGATCCAGACCTTCCGCGACGCGGGCTACAAGGTGGCCAGCGTCTACGAGGACGGGGTCATCTCGCTGCAGTTCGGGATCGACGTCACCGACACCGCGGTCGGCCGCCTCGCGCTGCGCGAGCACGAGGCCGAGGCCGCCTCGATCCACCGCTTCTTCAACCCGCGCTCGGTCGCGGTCATCGGCGCCAGCCGGAGGCAGGAGACCGTCGGTCAGGCGCTCGTACGCAACCTGGTGATCGGTGACTTCACCGGCCGGGTCTACATGGTCAACCCCAGCTCCAGCGCGGTCAGCGGGATGCCCGCCTACAAGAGCGTCCAGGACATCCCGGACGACGTCGACGTGGCGATCGTCGCGGTGCCCGCCGACGCCGTGCAGGACGTCGTGCTCGACTGCGCCGCCAAGGGCGTGCACGGGCTCGTGGTCATCTCCAGCGGCTTCGCGGAGACCGGCGAGGAGGGTCGCCAGCGGCAGCGCCGGCTGGTGAATCTGTCCCGGTCCTACGGCCTGCGGCTGATCGGGCCCAACGCGCTCGGCGTCATCAACACCGACCCGCAGGTCAAGATCAACGCCAGCCTCGCGCCGACGATGCCGCCGCGCGGGCGTGCGGGCTTCTTCTGCCAGTCGGGTGCGCTCGGCTCGGCGATCCTGGAGAAGGTCAACAACCGCGGCCTCGGTCTGTCGACCTTCGTCAGCGCCGGAAACCGCGCCGACGTCTCCGGCAACGACCTCCTCCAGTACTGGGAGGAGGACGTCTCGACCGAGGTCGTGATGATGTACCTCGAGTCGATCGGTAACCCGCGGAAGTTCTCCCGCATCGCGCGCCGGGTGTCCCAGCGCAAGCCGATCGTCGCGGTCCGCTCGGGCCGCACCACCCAGGGTGTGCCGATGGGCCACGCGGTCCGCAAGATCAGCGCCCCGCCGGCGGCGGTCGACGCGATGTTCCGCCAGGCCGGGATCATCCAGGTCGACACCCTCGACGAGATGTTCGACGTCGCGCAGCTGCTCGCCCACCAGCCGCTCCCGCGCGGTCGGCGGGTGGCCATCGTCGGCAACTCCGACGCCCTGGGCCTGCTGGCCGCCGACGCCGCGGTCTCGGTGGGTCTGCAGGTCAACAAGCAGGTCCCGCTGCCCACCGAGCCGTCGGCGGAGGACTTCGAGGACGCGCTCGACGCGGCCATCGACGACCCCGAGGTCGATGCGGTGATCTCGGTCTACATCCCACCGCTCAACGTCTCCGGCGAGGAGATCGCCAACGTGCTCGCCGCGGTCGGCGAGCAGTCCGACAAGCCGCTGGTCACCAGCTTCCTCGGCGCCGAGGGTGTCCCCGAGCTGCTCCGCGTCCCCGACGTCGCGGGGTCGACCGCGGGTCGCGGCTCGGTGCCGTCCTACTCCTCGGTCGAGTCGGCCGTACGTGCCCTGGCCAAGGTCGTGGAGTACGCGGTGTGGCTGCGCACCGCCGACGGCGAGACCCCCTGGCTCAGCGCCGAGGAGTGCGACCCGCGCACGGCACGCAAGATCGTCACCGACGTGCTCGCCGCACGCCCCTCGGGTGGTGAGCTGAGCCGCGAGGACCTGACGATGGTGCTGGCTGCCTACGGGATCAAGCTGTGGAACACCCACAAGGTCACCACCCTCGAGGAGGCGATCGCCGCGGCCGAGGACCTCGGCTGGGACGTCGTGCTGAAGGCGACCGTCGAGAGCGTCCGGGAGCGGCCCGACCAGGCTCACGTCGCACGTAACATCGACGACGTCGAGGAGATGACCGAGGCCTGGGAGCTGATCACCAGCCGGATCTCGCCGGAGACCGGCGGGTTCGCGGTGCAGCGCACCGCACCGCCGGGTGTCCCGGTCTCGATCCGGTCGATGGAGGACCCGCTGTTCGGGCCCGTCGTCTCCTTCGGCATCGCAGGTCCCATCACCGAGCTGCTGGCCGACCGCACCTACCGGATCCCGCCGCTGTCCCAGCGCGACGCGGCCTCGATGGTGCGCGAGATCAAGGCCGCCCCGATGCTCTTCGGCTACCGCGGCGGCGACATGGTCGACGTCGACGAGATCGAGCGGCTCGTCCTCAAGGTCGCCCAGCTGCAGAACGATCTGCCCCAGATCTCCTCGCTCGACCTGTCCCTGGTCCTGGTCGGTCTGGAGTACTCCGCCGTCCTCACCGCCACCGCCCGGGTCGACCTGGTCGCCGATCCCCGCTCCGACTGGTTCGTACGCCGCCTCAACCCGGCGGTCGGCGACACGCTCCCCGGCTAG
- a CDS encoding type II toxin-antitoxin system VapB family antitoxin, giving the protein MAVTQIELDNELLAEVQRISGATTPQEAVEFAVRELVLRNHEGDAPRHAQKLARNWDYDGWRVLNERDRANAVRH; this is encoded by the coding sequence ATGGCTGTCACCCAGATTGAGCTCGACAACGAGCTGCTCGCGGAGGTCCAGCGGATCTCCGGCGCGACCACGCCCCAGGAGGCGGTCGAGTTCGCCGTGCGCGAGCTCGTCCTGCGCAACCACGAGGGAGATGCTCCCAGGCACGCCCAGAAGCTGGCGCGGAACTGGGACTACGACGGCTGGCGGGTGCTCAACGAGCGCGACCGCGCCAACGCCGTACGTCACTGA
- a CDS encoding pyridoxamine 5'-phosphate oxidase family protein, with amino-acid sequence MTGRYGQVAFTPLVTEHQEIHGSAAAYARMVEAGGERDRIGRGEAAFISSRDSFFLATVSETGWPYMQHRGGPPGFLKVIDETTLGFADFRGNRQYITRGNLDHDERVSLFLIDYQLQARMKIFGRARVVELEDDPELVDSLAPVGSSARIERGILIDVEAYDWNCKQHIPQLVPLAAARQTVAELAERISELEAELAVARGAVPSET; translated from the coding sequence ATGACCGGGCGCTACGGGCAGGTCGCGTTCACGCCGTTGGTGACCGAGCACCAGGAGATCCACGGGAGCGCAGCTGCGTACGCGCGGATGGTCGAGGCGGGCGGTGAGCGGGACCGGATCGGGCGGGGCGAGGCGGCGTTCATCTCCTCGCGGGACAGCTTCTTCCTGGCGACCGTCAGCGAGACCGGCTGGCCCTACATGCAGCACCGCGGCGGGCCGCCCGGGTTCCTCAAGGTGATCGACGAGACCACACTGGGCTTCGCCGACTTCCGGGGCAACCGGCAGTACATCACCCGCGGCAACCTCGACCACGACGAGCGGGTCTCCCTGTTCCTGATCGACTACCAGCTGCAGGCCAGGATGAAGATCTTCGGCCGCGCGCGGGTCGTCGAGCTCGAGGACGATCCCGAGCTGGTCGACTCGCTGGCTCCGGTCGGGAGCTCGGCGCGGATCGAGCGCGGGATCCTGATCGACGTCGAGGCGTACGACTGGAACTGCAAGCAGCACATCCCACAGCTGGTGCCCCTGGCGGCCGCCCGGCAGACCGTCGCCGAGCTGGCCGAGCGGATCAGCGAGCTCGAGGCCGAGCTGGCCGTCGCCCGCGGTGCGGTACCGTCTGAGACATAG
- a CDS encoding MerR family transcriptional regulator, whose amino-acid sequence MKIGELADRTGVSVRSLRYYEEKGVLAPDRTYSGYRIFADSDIHRVAHIQTLLAAGLGMDLIGEILACLSGESLLLDDCRERLMAERRRITGDIDQLTHTRSLLDELLATTAAPDPSAPEVGGRDRLGGG is encoded by the coding sequence GTGAAGATCGGCGAGCTGGCGGACCGGACCGGAGTCAGCGTGCGGTCGTTGCGCTACTACGAGGAGAAGGGTGTCCTGGCCCCGGACCGCACCTACAGCGGATATCGCATCTTCGCCGACTCCGACATCCACCGGGTGGCGCACATCCAGACGCTGCTAGCGGCAGGTCTCGGCATGGATCTCATCGGCGAGATCCTGGCATGCCTGTCCGGCGAGTCACTCCTGCTGGACGACTGCCGCGAACGACTGATGGCGGAGCGCCGCCGGATCACCGGCGACATCGACCAGCTCACCCACACCCGATCGCTGCTGGACGAGCTGCTCGCCACCACCGCCGCACCTGATCCGTCGGCACCCGAGGTCGGCGGCCGTGATCGGCTCGGTGGCGGCTAG
- a CDS encoding alkaline phosphatase D family protein: protein MLLPESLSRRSLLSGTASTGFTATAAMLLGTGSIPADAVSVKSAKPLSGYPFTMGVASGDPLPNSVVLWTRLAPEPLAVDGLGGMPQEPVKVRWQVAEDPHFRKIVKAGTVTATPNFGHSVHPEVWGLRPGRDYWYRFMAAGEVSQTGHTRTAPAYGSPLSRMSFAFASCALYSHGFYTAYRHLADEDVDVVFHLGDYLYESGVTAENNWRRTTVDPSLAGETLDLARYRQQYGLYKSDPDLMAAHQSHAFVVAPDDHEVENNWADEVPEERSQSQGALWMPRRTAAFQAYYEHLPFRASSLPDGPDMQIYRNLRYGDLVDFNVLDTRQYRDDQAYGDGSDPASPELTPDIYDPSRSMMGLEQEAWLQRNWRQSTARWQVLANQAPMAETDLDETEAKTLYMDPWDGYVANRNRLLEGARTSGIENLVVITGDRHHNYASNLLADYDDPESAVVGSEFVGTSIASGGDGADMTTGGETLLRANDHLKFFNSQRGYVRVKVTPDELSSDFRVVPYVERRGAPISTRATYVVENGRPGVQLDTQNAPVGTKYAAVDMPTLNR from the coding sequence ATGCTCCTGCCCGAATCGCTGAGCCGACGCTCCCTCCTCTCCGGCACCGCCTCGACCGGTTTCACCGCAACCGCCGCCATGCTGCTCGGCACCGGCTCGATCCCCGCCGACGCCGTCTCCGTCAAGAGCGCCAAGCCGCTCTCCGGCTACCCGTTCACCATGGGCGTCGCCTCCGGCGACCCGCTCCCCAACTCCGTCGTGCTCTGGACCCGCCTCGCCCCCGAGCCGCTCGCCGTCGACGGTCTCGGCGGCATGCCGCAGGAGCCGGTCAAGGTCCGCTGGCAGGTCGCCGAGGACCCTCACTTCCGCAAGATCGTCAAGGCCGGCACCGTCACCGCCACCCCGAACTTCGGGCACTCGGTCCACCCCGAGGTCTGGGGTCTGCGCCCCGGCCGCGACTACTGGTACCGCTTCATGGCGGCCGGCGAGGTCAGCCAGACCGGCCACACCCGGACCGCCCCGGCGTACGGCTCCCCGCTGTCGCGGATGAGCTTCGCGTTCGCCTCGTGCGCGCTCTACAGCCACGGCTTCTACACCGCCTACCGGCACCTGGCGGACGAGGACGTCGATGTCGTCTTCCACCTGGGCGACTATCTGTACGAGTCCGGCGTCACCGCCGAGAACAACTGGCGCCGGACCACGGTCGACCCCTCGCTGGCCGGTGAGACCCTCGACCTGGCGCGATACCGTCAGCAGTACGGCCTCTACAAGTCCGACCCGGACCTGATGGCCGCCCACCAGTCGCACGCGTTCGTGGTCGCCCCCGACGACCACGAGGTCGAGAACAACTGGGCCGACGAGGTCCCGGAGGAGCGCAGCCAGTCGCAGGGTGCGCTGTGGATGCCGCGGCGTACGGCTGCCTTCCAGGCCTACTACGAGCACCTCCCGTTCCGCGCCAGCTCGCTGCCGGACGGGCCGGACATGCAGATCTACCGGAACCTGCGCTACGGCGACCTCGTCGACTTCAACGTGCTCGACACCCGGCAGTACCGCGACGACCAGGCCTACGGTGACGGGTCCGATCCCGCCTCCCCGGAGCTGACGCCGGACATCTACGACCCGTCACGCTCGATGATGGGTCTCGAGCAGGAGGCGTGGCTGCAGCGCAACTGGCGGCAGTCGACCGCCCGCTGGCAGGTGCTCGCCAACCAGGCGCCGATGGCCGAGACCGACCTCGACGAGACCGAGGCCAAGACGCTCTACATGGACCCGTGGGACGGCTACGTCGCCAACCGCAACCGGCTCCTCGAGGGTGCCCGCACCAGCGGGATCGAGAACCTCGTCGTCATCACCGGCGATCGGCACCACAACTACGCCAGCAACCTGCTGGCCGACTACGACGACCCCGAGTCGGCCGTCGTCGGCAGCGAGTTCGTCGGCACCTCCATCGCCAGCGGTGGCGACGGCGCCGACATGACCACCGGCGGCGAGACCCTGCTGCGCGCCAACGACCACCTGAAGTTCTTCAACAGCCAGCGCGGCTACGTCCGCGTGAAGGTCACGCCCGACGAGCTCTCCAGCGACTTCCGGGTCGTGCCGTACGTCGAGCGCCGGGGCGCGCCGATCTCCACCCGCGCGACCTACGTCGTCGAGAACGGCCGCCCCGGCGTCCAGCTCGACACCCAGAACGCGCCGGTCGGGACGAAGTACGCCGCCGTCGACATGCCCACGCTCAACCGCTGA
- a CDS encoding alkaline phosphatase family protein yields MTGFLAPAYGERSLGDVLPAVAAAMDVPLGTAEARSGLELPSAAAYVVFLVDGMGTNLLRRYAHAAPFLASLSEDQEAGTAGVPSTTATSLTSFGTGLTPGGHGLVGYTSRIPGTEHLLNALQWRKDVDPVEWQPNQTVFQRLGEAGVPVTVINKRAFGGSGLTIAAHRGAEFVGADRVGERIASAVALSRVPGSLTYLYDGDLDWTGHKYGVASSPWLQQLSMIDAEAEQLRDALDPSVRLLVLADHGMVDSPAASRTDIDDFPELRDGVALVGGEARFRHLYCSRGAVGDVVATWSEKLGDKAEVMTRETAIGRGWFGPVTPSVLPRLGDVIVASHGEHAVVSTSLFNYETTLVGLHGSLTPDEMLIPLLVS; encoded by the coding sequence GTGACCGGGTTTCTCGCGCCCGCCTACGGGGAGCGCTCACTGGGTGACGTCCTGCCGGCGGTCGCCGCCGCCATGGACGTCCCACTGGGCACCGCGGAAGCACGGTCTGGTCTCGAGCTGCCCTCGGCGGCTGCGTACGTCGTCTTCCTGGTCGACGGGATGGGGACCAACCTGCTGCGGCGCTATGCGCACGCGGCGCCGTTCCTGGCTTCGCTGAGCGAGGACCAGGAGGCGGGTACGGCCGGGGTGCCGTCGACGACGGCGACCAGCCTCACCTCGTTCGGGACCGGGCTGACGCCCGGTGGCCACGGGCTGGTCGGCTACACCTCGCGCATCCCCGGCACCGAGCACCTCCTCAACGCGCTGCAGTGGCGCAAGGACGTCGACCCCGTCGAGTGGCAGCCCAACCAGACCGTCTTCCAGCGGCTGGGCGAGGCCGGGGTGCCGGTGACGGTCATCAACAAGCGGGCCTTCGGCGGCTCGGGGCTGACCATCGCCGCCCACCGGGGCGCGGAGTTCGTCGGCGCCGACCGGGTGGGGGAGCGGATCGCCTCGGCGGTCGCGCTCTCGCGGGTTCCCGGCTCGCTCACCTACCTCTACGACGGCGACCTGGACTGGACCGGCCACAAGTACGGGGTCGCCTCCTCGCCGTGGCTGCAGCAGCTCTCGATGATCGACGCCGAGGCCGAGCAGCTGCGGGACGCCCTGGACCCGTCGGTACGCCTCCTGGTGCTCGCCGACCACGGCATGGTCGACTCGCCGGCGGCCTCCCGCACCGACATCGACGACTTCCCCGAGCTCCGCGACGGCGTGGCGCTGGTCGGTGGCGAGGCCCGCTTCCGCCATCTCTACTGCTCGCGCGGCGCGGTCGGCGACGTGGTCGCGACCTGGTCGGAGAAGCTGGGCGACAAGGCCGAGGTGATGACCCGGGAGACCGCGATCGGCCGTGGCTGGTTCGGACCGGTCACCCCGTCGGTGCTGCCGCGGCTCGGCGACGTCATCGTCGCCTCCCATGGCGAGCATGCGGTGGTCTCGACGAGCCTGTTCAACTACGAGACGACACTGGTCGGGCTGCACGGTTCGCTGACGCCCGACGAGATGCTCATCCCGCTGCTTGTCTCCTAG
- a CDS encoding DUF5998 family protein, whose translation MSTRTDDLDRADDLRAEIDRTGYYPEVVADCVASAVAGEKVSSFFLHHEPTFDRDEVRRHLSVLVLTPSRLILAHTDEHAGDDLLPEPYTSTSTEAVRIDSVNSVVVTRMITNPTKGSSKPAEVVMTIGWGGVNRVDLEPAGCSDPNCDADHGYTGVLTPDDFSLRVSAAADGHDSVARLLSFAESLSARTHNR comes from the coding sequence ATGAGCACCCGCACCGATGATCTCGACCGCGCCGACGACCTGCGCGCCGAGATCGACCGCACCGGCTACTACCCCGAGGTGGTGGCCGACTGCGTCGCGTCCGCCGTGGCGGGGGAGAAGGTGTCCTCCTTCTTCCTGCACCACGAGCCGACCTTCGACCGTGACGAGGTGCGCCGCCACCTCTCCGTGCTGGTGCTGACCCCGTCCCGGCTGATCCTGGCCCACACCGACGAGCACGCCGGCGACGACCTGCTGCCCGAGCCCTACACCTCGACCTCGACCGAGGCCGTGCGCATCGACTCGGTCAACTCCGTGGTGGTGACCCGGATGATCACCAACCCGACCAAGGGGTCGAGCAAGCCGGCCGAGGTCGTCATGACCATCGGGTGGGGCGGCGTCAACCGCGTCGACCTGGAGCCCGCGGGCTGTTCCGACCCCAACTGCGACGCCGATCACGGCTACACCGGCGTCCTCACCCCCGACGACTTCTCGCTGCGCGTCTCGGCTGCCGCCGACGGTCACGACTCGGTCGCGCGCCTGCTCTCCTTCGCGGAATCGCTCTCGGCTCGCACCCACAACCGGTGA
- a CDS encoding thymidine kinase translates to MAELTFWTGTMDAGKSTLALQTNHNHAARGRVGLIFTVHDRSGEAVVTSRLGLTHDAIEVTDDFDFWRHAVDALTHGARIDYLICDEAQFYTPEQIEALAKIVDELQIDVFCFGILTDFRTRLFPGAARLVELADRTEVLQVEALCWCGKRATHNARVEDGVMVTEGDQVVVGDTDRESGTAPSAVSYEVLCRQHHRRRLTAARAQSVSLVPEPLPFG, encoded by the coding sequence GTGGCTGAGCTGACCTTCTGGACCGGGACGATGGACGCGGGGAAGTCGACCCTCGCGCTGCAGACCAACCACAACCACGCGGCTCGCGGCAGGGTGGGGCTGATCTTCACCGTCCACGACCGCTCCGGCGAGGCGGTGGTCACCTCTCGCCTGGGCCTGACCCACGACGCGATCGAGGTCACCGACGACTTCGACTTCTGGCGTCACGCCGTCGACGCGCTGACCCACGGCGCCCGGATCGACTACCTCATCTGCGACGAGGCCCAGTTCTACACCCCGGAGCAGATCGAGGCGCTGGCCAAGATCGTCGACGAACTCCAGATCGACGTGTTCTGCTTCGGCATCCTCACCGACTTCCGCACCCGGCTCTTCCCGGGCGCCGCCCGTCTCGTCGAGCTCGCCGACCGTACGGAGGTGCTGCAGGTCGAGGCGCTGTGCTGGTGCGGCAAGCGGGCCACCCACAACGCCCGGGTCGAGGACGGCGTCATGGTCACCGAGGGCGACCAGGTCGTCGTCGGCGACACCGACCGTGAATCCGGCACCGCCCCCAGCGCGGTCTCCTACGAGGTCCTCTGCCGCCAGCACCACCGTCGCCGCCTCACGGCGGCCCGGGCACAGTCCGTCTCCCTGGTGCCCGAGCCCCTGCCGTTCGGATAG
- a CDS encoding MFS transporter: MLRLAILMFCVFSITTGEFVVAGILPEVATDLGITVGSAGLLVTAYAVGMIMGGPVLTAVTAGVDRKRLMLSLLAVAALGNAVSALAPGFSLLLVARVVTALVTSTFFAQAIVIAVQSAPPERAGSTVARLAFGMNLAMILGAPVGTQIGGQWGWRATFATIAVACLIGLALVLWQLTPPPEAGRTSAVSELRVLRRTPVLLALAVTAVGNVGVLMVFSYLAPLLTGLADHPVSRLPLLLLAYGVGATIGNLVGGALHDRDPRLFQPGLLGMLAATLLAAWFVATSTALTGAAVVVIGLFGFAIIPGMQARVMATAGEAPTLAMAVNASGYQVAAACAGLVGGLIADSAAGPRPIYLAGAVLTVCGLALTIVATRASRGRYHG, encoded by the coding sequence ATGCTTCGACTCGCCATCCTCATGTTCTGCGTCTTCAGCATCACCACCGGGGAGTTCGTGGTCGCCGGGATCCTGCCCGAGGTCGCCACCGACCTCGGGATCACCGTGGGGTCCGCGGGGCTGCTGGTCACGGCGTACGCCGTCGGCATGATCATGGGCGGTCCGGTGCTCACGGCTGTGACCGCCGGTGTCGACCGGAAGCGGCTGATGCTCTCGCTCCTGGCCGTCGCGGCCCTCGGAAACGCGGTCTCCGCTCTCGCCCCCGGGTTCTCGTTGCTGCTGGTGGCTCGGGTGGTCACCGCACTGGTGACCTCGACGTTCTTCGCCCAGGCCATCGTGATCGCGGTGCAGTCGGCGCCACCGGAGCGGGCCGGGAGCACGGTGGCCCGGCTGGCGTTCGGGATGAACCTCGCCATGATCCTCGGTGCGCCCGTCGGCACCCAGATCGGCGGCCAGTGGGGGTGGCGGGCGACGTTCGCCACGATCGCCGTGGCGTGCCTGATCGGTCTCGCCCTGGTGCTCTGGCAGCTGACCCCGCCACCCGAGGCGGGCCGTACCTCCGCGGTCTCCGAGCTGCGCGTGCTGCGCCGGACCCCGGTGCTGCTCGCGCTGGCCGTCACGGCGGTCGGCAACGTCGGTGTGCTCATGGTGTTCAGCTACCTCGCGCCCCTGCTCACGGGTCTGGCCGACCACCCGGTGAGCCGGCTGCCCCTGCTGCTGCTCGCCTATGGGGTAGGCGCGACGATCGGTAACCTCGTCGGCGGCGCGCTCCACGATCGCGACCCGAGACTGTTCCAGCCCGGCCTGCTCGGCATGTTGGCTGCGACGCTCCTCGCCGCCTGGTTCGTCGCGACCTCGACCGCGCTCACGGGCGCGGCAGTCGTCGTGATCGGTCTGTTCGGGTTCGCGATCATCCCCGGCATGCAGGCCCGCGTGATGGCCACAGCGGGGGAGGCGCCGACACTGGCGATGGCCGTCAACGCCTCCGGCTACCAGGTCGCCGCCGCCTGCGCCGGACTCGTCGGCGGACTGATCGCCGACTCGGCTGCCGGGCCCCGGCCCATCTACCTCGCCGGGGCGGTGCTGACCGTGTGCGGCCTGGCCCTCACGATCGTGGCCACCCGCGCCTCGCGCGGGAGGTACCACGGCTAG
- a CDS encoding PIN domain-containing protein: protein MSIHDLGLLDTSVVIAPPPDLADLAAHVAISAVTVGELSFGLHTSDPIKSAEREHRYRTVLAAYDPIPYSVEVAHWYGAIAAAVKTGGRNPRSRTADLMIAATARHAKAALLTRNPGDFKGLEHIVTVVPV from the coding sequence ATGAGTATCCACGATCTTGGCCTCCTCGACACTTCGGTCGTCATCGCACCGCCACCCGATCTCGCCGACCTCGCGGCCCACGTAGCCATCTCGGCCGTCACGGTCGGCGAGCTTTCATTCGGGCTGCACACATCGGACCCGATCAAGTCCGCGGAACGCGAGCATCGCTATAGGACCGTCCTCGCGGCGTACGACCCGATCCCTTACAGCGTCGAGGTCGCACACTGGTATGGCGCGATAGCCGCTGCCGTGAAGACAGGCGGACGCAATCCACGGAGCAGAACAGCCGACCTCATGATCGCGGCTACCGCCCGTCACGCCAAGGCTGCGCTCCTCACGCGTAATCCCGGGGACTTCAAGGGCCTCGAGCACATCGTCACGGTGGTGCCTGTCTAG